Sequence from the Aquimarina sp. Aq107 genome:
CTACCACCTAAATTAGAAGGTCCTCTAGATATAAAGGTTGCGTTACTTGCTTGTTTAGCATTTTTAGAAAGTGACTTAGACATCATGTCTCTAGCAAAAAGAGCTTCTTTTTGTTTTTCATCTTGTGGAATTTTACCTGTACTAGGGTTCACCTGAAGATTAAATTCATGTTTCCATCTTTCTTCTGTAAAACGACGACGTTCTTCCATCGTCTTTTTTTTCTTTTTTTCTTTTTTAAGAGGAACAAATTCTTTTTTAGCCAGATTTTTGATGTCTTCTTCTTTATTAAAATAAGCAACAAGGACAACAAGAGAAATCAAAACTACCGAAATAGATATAAGTAATTTTCCTTTTTTCATACGTAATAATTTAATTATACTAACAATCTTTCTTTAAATAATATTTTTTAATACTTATATATAACAGTTAAGTAATCTAAAACCCTAAAAAATCATAATAAAATATTAAAGAAGCCAAAAATAAGGGCTTTTTTAACAAAAAAACAATGATCTCATTTATTTAACACTAAATGAATTAGAATCATATTCAAAAAAAAAGACCCTTTATAAACATAATTATATAAGGGTCTTTATAATATTTTAGAGAATTATTATTTATTGAGAGAAACTATTATTATTACTATTGATATCAGCCATTTGTTTAGTAATGTCAATTTCAATTGATTTTATATTAGATTTAGGTTTAGATATTTCCAGTGAATAGTTCGGATGGGTCCAAGTCCAATCAGATAAAATTGTACGATTCATCTCAGGAAATGGATTAGTTTTATTTTTTCTCATCATTCTTAGTGGGATATAGAAGGATTCTTTAGTTCCATCTATATACTCTATATATAAATCAACAGGCATTGGCATTAGTCCAATACGCTCTAATGTAATTGAAGTAGTATTTCCTTTTTCTGAAACTTCTTTTATTCCATAGTCAACTGTATTTGTAGTTTGAGTCCAATCTGTAAGATACCAATCTAGTTGTATCCCTGATACTTTTTCTGCTATTCGTTTAAAATCATTAGGTGTAGGGTGCTTAAATTTCCATTCATCAAAATATCTATGGATTGTTTTTGATAAATTTTCTTCTCCTATTATATAGCCAAGTTGTGCCATAAAAACAGCTCCTTTGGCATATGCAGAAGCTCCGTATGCTCCATTTCTAGTATATCGGTCAGCGTGTGTGGACTGAGGTTGTTCTATACCAGAAGTAGCCAATTGAAAATATCCTCGATACATTCCTGTCATTGGATTATTCTTGTTTTGTTCCATTACTTTATCCATTGCTAATGTAGAAATGTAACTTGTAAAACCTTCGTCCATCCATTCATGTTTCGCTTCATTTGTAGCTAATATGTGTTGAAACCAAGCATGGGCCATTTCGTGAGCTGTAACTCCTACCAGACTTCCATAACTCCTACCACCTGTAATTAAAGTACACATTGCGTATTCCATTCCACCATCTCCTCCTTGAATAATGGAATATTGGTCATATGGATATTTTCCAATTGTAGCACTGAAATATTTCATTAAGTCTACAGATTTGGGCTGTAATTTTTTCCAATTTTCTAGATACTCTTCTTTGTTTTTGTATAAAAAATGAAGTACCGGTCCGTCAGGAACCTGAACTACATCATGAATATATTCTGGATCTGCAGCCCAGGTAAAATCATGTACATTAGGAGCTATAAAGTGCCAAGAAAGTTTTTTTCCTTTACGTTTTACTTTAGTTCCTGATTTTTCATAACCATATCCTATTTCTTGCGGGTTTTGTAAATATCCAGATCCTCCTAAAATGTAATTTTTATCTATGTTTATAGTAACATCAAAGTTACCCCATACCCCGTGAAATTCTCTAGCTATATAAGGATCTGCGTGCCAGCCTTCAAAATCATACTCAGCCATTTTAGGATACCATTGAGTCATTGATAATGCTACACCCTCACTACTGTTGCGTCCTGAACGGCGTATTTGATTTGGAACTTGCCCATCAAAATTCATTGAAAAAGTAACTTTTTTTCCAGGAGCAATAGGTTCGTTGAGTTGTACTTCTAGGACAGTTCCAGCTATTTCATAGGTTACTTCTTTTCCGTTTTGTTTTAAAGAAGATACTTTTAAGTATCCTATTTCTTCTGGAGTAAGTTTACTAATTCTGTCCATTACTCTAGGATCTGGATCCTCAATATTTCTAGAGCGCACATCCATCTCACTTCCCGGTTGGAATGCATTGAAATAAAGATGATAAAAGACTTGATATAATGAATCAGGAGAATTATTTGTATATACAAGTTCTTGTGTTCCTTTATACTGGAAATTTTCTACATTCATATCCACGTTCATTTTGTAATCAACGTGTTGTTGCCAATAACTTATATTATTTTGTGCCGAAACACCTAAAACGGATACTAAGAATCCAATTGAAATTATTTTAGAGATCATTTTGTTTTATTTTGATAGTTTTTCGGCCAAAATCAAAGCATTATATAAATTTACCATTTTTCCAGATTTAGATAATTCTGTAAATTTATTAGATTTAGTTTCATCATCTCCTACTATTACGGTGGCAGTTGTACTTAATCCACTATCCATTAATATTTGTTTTACTTGAGAAGCTTTTAATTTTGGATAATAAGATCTAATAAGAGCTGCAACACCAGAAACTGCAGGTGCAGCCATAGATGTTCCTTGTAGATATTCATAAGTATTAGATGGAGTTGTGGCCCATATTTTAACTCCAGGTGCAAATGCATCTACATTGTTTTTTCCATAATTAGAGAAATTCGCTACAAGATTAGATCCGTATTCATAATTTAAAGCTCCTATTGTAATAAAATTATTAGAAATTTCGGACGAATTATCAATCTGATCATTTGGATATACAGGTTTTTGATCTAAATCCAACCCTTCATTCCCAGCAGCATTAACAATCAACACATCATTTTCCCCAGCATATTTAATAGCATCTCTAACCCATTCTGGGTGTGTAGAATAGTATTTTCCAAAACTTGTATTAATAACTTTAGCTCCATTGTCTACAGCATATCGAATCGCTAAAGCAATATCTTTATCATATTCATCACCGTTAGGAACTGCCCTTATCGCCATTATTTCTACATTTTTGGCGATACCATTAACTCCTTTTCCATTATTTCGTTCAGAAGCTATAATTCCGGAGACATGAGTTCCGTGTTTTATCCCTTCTTTATCGGGATTAGGCCCCATAACATTATTATTTCCATAATTAGTATCAGTTATGTCATCTACATTATCACCAACTTTAGTTCTACCATCAAAATCTACATTGATATGATAGTTTAGTTGTTCTGTAAAATAATCCACACCATCACTTAGGTTTTCGATAAAATCTGGTATGGTATCTCCTTCTTCTAAAAACCCAAACATATGAGAAAGTAAAGCAATGTGTTGTTCCATTTCTGGCGTGTCAGCTTTTACAGCAAGTAGCTCCTGTTGCGAATAATTTTCTTTACCAATTGCCTCGCTAATCTTTTTATGAGAAGGTTTTACTTGTTGTAAAATTTGTTCGTATTGATTTTTACTACCAAGGGCTTGTTGATATTCTTTTTCTAAATCAGCTTTAGCCTCTATATACATTTGATATTCTTCTTTGTCAGAAGAAGCAACAGAAGCTAAATTTTTCCCTTCATATTTTGGTTTTAATTTTTTTACGATTCTGGTATATTCAAGATTCTCATTTTCAGAATCTCCTAAGAAATTCCAACCGTGGATATCATCAATATATCCGTTTTGATCATCGTCTTTTCCATTATTTTTGATTTCCTTAGGATTAGTCCAGATTACATCATCTAAGTCTTCGTGTTCAATGTCAACACCACTATCGATAACTCCAACGATAACCGTTTGACCAACTTTATTTTTGATTAGTTCATTATATGCCCTGTTAACACTCATTCCAGGTATTGTGTCTTTTATTAAATCAGTAGCATTCCAATTTTTTAATTGAGTTTCGGTTAATACTATATTTTTTAATGGAATAGAATCAATATTTTCTATAGGAGTGGACACTATAGCTGGAGTTCCACAACTACTTAATATAATTGATGATGTTATTGAAGCAATTAGTAATTTATTTGACTTGGGAATCATAGAATTTTTAATTAAATATTTCATTACAAGTAAAAGTTTCTTTGTATCGTACACCTTTATCGGTTTGTTGTACAGTAATTATTTCATTATGTGCATCGTGTTCCATAAACAAATACCAATTATTTAAGGCCGCATTTTCCAAAAATAATTTTTTCTCCGGTAATGTTAATAATGGTCTAGTATCATACCCCATAACATAAGGTAATGGAATGTGACCAGCTGTAGGCAATAAGTCTGCCATAAACACAATTGTTTTTTCTTTATATTTTATGTGCGGGATCATTTGTTTTTCTGTGTGACCATCTACAAATAATACGCCAAACCCTAATTCAGTGTTTTTTTGGAATGTTTCTCCTGTTCTAGAAATAAAATGAAGGTGTCCACTTTCTTGAATAGGAAGAATATTTTCTTTTAAGAAAGAAGCTTTTTCTCTGGCATTAGGTTCTGTAGCCCAACTCCAGTGATTTTCATTACTCCATACTTTAGCATTTTTAAATGCTAATTCATAACCAGTTTTATTTTTATTCCATTGTACCACACCTCCGCAATGATCAAAATGTAAATGGGTAATAAAAATATCTGTAATATCATCTCTATTGAATCCTTTTTCTTTTAGAGATTTATCTAAATTATCATCTCCCCAAAGAGAATAATATCCAAAAAATTTGTCTGATTGTTTATCTCCCATTCCAGAATCAATGAGAATTAGTCGATCTCCATCTTCAATTAACAGGCATCTTGCTGCAATATCGATTAGATTATTAGAATCGGCTGGATTTGTTTTGTTCCACAGGACTTTTGGAACAACGCCAAACATGGCACCCCCATCAAGTTTAAAGTTTCCTGCTTTTACAGCATGTAATTTCATAATTGGTATAAAAATCTTTGCAAAATAGAAAAAATGCTAAGGATCAGGATTTAATTTGTAGACTTTTTAACAATATTTCATAAGAATCAATCCAAAAATTCTACAATAAAACTCAGAAAACATTGTCTTTATTAAATATCTTTTACTTTTTGAACATCTTCAAAAAGGTTAGCGATTAATTTTTAGCTGTTTCTTTTGTTCTTATTCCTACCTGAACGAGAATTAAATTAGAACCAAAGAAATCGATTACTTTCATAGCTTCATATGCATTGTTCTTTAGATTGAAAGAAAATATAAGTATAGTCTTAAATTTGTTATCCAAAAGTTCATTCAATATAGTTAGGACTAAAAAAATTAAGGTCAGAATATACTGTTAACTTTCTGAAGTATAAAATTGATGAGAGATATGTATTTCTAAAAAAAATCCCATATTTTGCTAATTATTATAATTATGATAAAAGCATGGTAGAACTAGCAGGTATAATCATCTTAGGAATTTTGGCACAATGGGTGGCTTGGAAATTTAAAATCCCGGCAATTTTACCTCTTATCTTAATTGGGCTTTTGGTGGGACCGATTGCAACGCTATATACTGGAGATGGCACTAAATTAATTCAACCTATTTATAATGGAATAGAAGGTTTGTTTCCTGGAGAGAGTTTATTTTATTTTGTTTCTTTAGCTATAAGCATTATTCTCTTTGAAGGTGGTTTAACTCTAAGAAGAGATGAAATCCTAAATGTTGGCCCGGTAATTCTTAAATTAATCACTGTAGCCGTTGTAGTAACTTTTTTTGGAGCTGGATTGGCAGCTCATTTTATTTTTGGTTTAAGTTGGCCAATATCATTTTTGTTCTCTTCTTTAATTATTGTAACGGGTCCCACAGTAATAACCCCTATTTTAAGGAACATACCATTAAAAAAGGATATTTCTGCTGTATTAAAGTGGGAAGGAATTCTTATTGATCCAATTGGAGCGTTGGTGGCTGTTTTAGTTTTTGAATTTATAAGTGTTGGAGAAGGAGAGGCATTTACAAAAAAAGCTTTTATAGAGTTCGGTAAAATAGTTTTATTTGGTTTTACTTTTGGTTTCACCTTTGCTTATGGTTTGGCTTTTGGAATTAAGAAAAAAATAATTCCACATTATTTATTAAATGTTTTCACCCTTGCTGTAGTGTTAGGGGTTTTCGTATTATCAGATGTGTTTGCACACGAATCAGGTTTATTGTCTGTAGTGGTAATGGGTATGGTATTAGGTAATATTAACCTTCCTAACTTTGAAGAGTTATTATATTTTAAGGAATCATTGAGTGTTTTACTAATTTCGATATTATTTATTCTTCTTTCGGCTAATATTAATATTGAAGAACTACAATTAATATTCAATTGGAATGCTATTTTACTTTTTGCAGCAGTTGTTTTTATTGTCAGGCCATTAGGTGTTTTTCTTAGTTCAATTAATTCGGGACTAAAGATTAACGAAAAGTTATTTATTAGCTGGGTTGGGCCAAGAGGAATTGTAGCGGCAGGTATTGCCTCCTTATTTGGTCTAAAACTTGCTAAAAATGGAGTGCCTGAGGCAGAGTATATTACACCATTAGTTTTTATGATAGTGCTGGGAACAGTTCTTTTAAATGCAACAACGGCAAGATTGTTTGCTAAAGTTGCAGGTGTATTTCTTACAAAATCTGAAGGGATTTTAATTATCGGAGCATCAAAAGTTTCACGATTAATAGCCACATATCTTAAGAGTAATCAAAGACATGTAGTATTAGTTGATAGTAATCGAGAAAATATTAAAAAGGCCAAAACTTTAGGTTTAGATGCATTAGAAGGAAGTATTTATAATGATCAATTAAAGAACAATATAGAATTAAATGATATTGGGTTTTTAATGGCACTAACAGGAAATAGTGATATTAATAAGTTTGCTATTAATCAATTTAGAGATCAATTTGGAGAAAATGGATCTTTTAGACTAGTTAGTTCTGAGGAAATGAATGATCCGGAAAATAATCCTAATGAAGGTTTATTTTCTCATACAGATGATTATGATAAGCTAATGAACTTAGCCGAAAAATATCCAGGTATCCAAGAAATTAATATTGATGATAAATCGCATTATGATTCATTAATCAATTTAATTAAACAAGATGAAGATATTATTCCTTTGTTTATCAAAGATTCCACGAATACAATCAGAATTATATCAGCATACAGCGAAAAGATGGAGGAAATTAATGGGGATAGTTTTTTAGTTTATATAGGAAAACCTATTGACGTAGAAGAAATAAGTTTACTCGATGAAAAGTAAGAATTTTCGCCAAACAACGCAAATTTAACAGAAATTTTTGTTAATAATAAATTAATACTCTATATTCGGCTTTTTAAAATTTAATTTTTAAAACCCAAATTATGAAAAAACTTATGTTTGTTGCCGTTTTTGGAATGGCCTTAGGATTAACTTCTTGTGGAGAAGATGATGTAGTAGATTTTGCTTGTGATGCAGCTAGAGATAGTTTGCGTGCTACGGTACAAGTTTCTATTGATGCCTATGAAGCTAATACATCTTCTACATCTTTATGTGAAGCTGCTAGAACTGCAATCGAATCTTATAAAAGTAACGAATGTGGAGATGATGCTTTCGATGGAATTTTAGCTGATCTACCAGATTGTTCTACTCTAGATAATGACTAGTATTGAAAGAGTTATAATAAAAAAAAGAGGCTATTAAGCCTCTTTTTTTATTACTTGTTATTTATTGTTTTCTTTTATTAGATATACATAAACCGGAAAGTGATCACTATATCCTCCAGTATATGCTCCATTTGCAAAACTTCGATATGGATATCCTTTATACCTGCCTCTTGGATTAGCTAAATAGTTTTTATTATAAACTCCTGCTTTGTAGTATTTGTAAGAACTATAATCTTTATCAAGTAATCCTTTAGATATAATAATTTGATCAAATAAATTCCAACTATCTCTCCAAGCAAGAGATCCTATTCCCTTTTTAGACATGTTATACATTGGATTGTATAACTCTTTTAGTTTTACATCTTCTTTTTCGGCTTTAGCTCCTAATACTTTTTTTACACTAGAGTTATCAGGATCATCATTAAGATCTCCCATTGTTATAATTTTAGCATATGGATCTATGTCAAAAAGTGAATCAATAATCTTTTTATTTAGTTCAGCTGCTTTTTCTCTTTTGCGTCGACTTCTAGCTTCACCTCCACTTCTAGATGGCCAGTGATTCACAATAACATGTACTAAATCTCCGTCTAAGTATCCACTAACTAATAATTGATCTCTTGTATATACTCTTTTAGTAGGGTCATTTGTATTATAGATTAATAACTCGTGTTTACTGGTATTGATTGGTCTAAATAGTGCTTTTTGATATAATAAGGCAACATCTATACCTCTTCGATCTGGCGAGTCAAACTGAACAATACCGTAATCCTTTGGTAAAAGGACAGGCTCATTAGCTAAGTCTTCCAATACTTTTCTGTTTTCTATTTCTGCAACTCCTATAATTGCAGGAGCATTTTTTGTTACATCAGCACCTATTTCAGAAATTACTTTAGCCATATTTTTTAGCTTATCTTTATAGATGTCTTCAGTCCAATGATCTTTTCCATTAGGTGTCCTATCATCGTCATAAGTAATAGGATCATCTTCTGTATCAAACAGATTTTCAACATTATAAAAAGCAATTGTATTAACTTTGTACGTTTTCTTTTCTTGAGAAATAATAACAAGCAAAGGACATAATAAGAATGTTATGGTAAGCAAATATTTTAATTTCATTATCTAATTGATTATTAACTTATTGTAAAATGTAATCCAAATTTTGAGCCAAAATTAGCTTTTCTATTTAAAACATGTACTTTTGCGCGGCGGAAATGTTAATTTTTTAACTAAAACAACTATTAATGAAAGTGTCACAACTCAAAAAGAATTTATTCTTTTTAATGATTTTTTTAAGTTCTGTTGGGATGTCTTATGGACAACAAACGGGGCTGAAGGGTAAAATTGTTGACGCATCTTCAAATGAAAACCTTTCAGAAGTGTTGGTTACTATTGAAGAAACAGAGGTTTCTACAACAACTAATATTTTAGGGGAGTTTGATTTTGGGAATGTCCAACTACCTTTGGGAGAACAAATTGCTGTTTTATCCAAAAATGGATATATCACAAAGCGTTATCCAATTGTTATCAATGAAGGAAGTGTATTAGATCTAAAAACTATTGATCTAGACTATGATGTAAATCAAGAACAAATCCAAATAGGTACCATTAGCCTTACGGATAATGAACTAGATGAAGGTGATGATGATGCATCTTCAAATGTATCAGGTTTGTTACAAGCGTCAAGAGATGTATTTCTAAGTGCAGCAGCATTTGATTTTAGTGCTACATTTTTTCGTCCAAGAGGTCTTGGTAACGAAAATGCAAAAGTCCTTATTAACGGGATTGAAATGAACAAACTTAATGATGGTAGACCGCAATGGAGCAATTGGGGAGGACTAAATGATGTACAGCGTAATCAGGAATTTTCTATGGGGATTTCTGCTAATGATTATACATTTGGAGATCTTGCAGGATCTACCAATATTATTATGAGGGCTTCTCAGTATCGTAAAGGAGGTAGAATATCGTATGCAGCTTCTAACAGAAGTTATACAGGCAGAATGATGGCTAGTTATAGCTCTGGACTGATGAGCAACGGTTGGGCATATACGGTTTCATTAGCACGTAGAATGGGTAATGAAGGTTATATTGAAGGAACTCTATATGATGCCAATTCAATTTTTGCTTCTATTGAGAAAAAGATTAATAATAAACATAGTTTAAATCTTACTAGTTTTTATACACCAAATCGAAGAGGTAGATCTACTGCGATAACAGAAGAGGTGTTTAGATTAAAAGGAAGACAATATAATCCTAACTGGGGATATTTTGATGGAGAAAAGAAAAATTCTAGAGTTCGCGAGATAGAAGAGCCGGTTTTTATGCTGAACCATTACTGGAATATTAGTGATAAAACTACTTTAAATACTAATGTAGGATACCAAACTGGTAAAATAGGAAATAGCCGTATTGATAATGGAGGAACTGAGTTAGTAAATTTCAACGGTCAGGAATCGTATCAGGGAGGAGGAGCTAGTAGAGATACTAACCCAATTCATCCAAGTTATTTACCGAGTTCATTTTTAGATGAAGCTAACCCTACACCTCTTGATTTCCAAAATGCCTTTTTAGCGCAACAAGCATTCGTAAGAGATGGACAATTAAATTGGAATCAGTTAATACAAGCGAATCAACTTAATGCTCAACAAGGCGTTAATTCGACCTATATATTATATGAAGATAGAATAGACGATACTCAATGGAGTTTTAATTCTATTTTAAATAGTCAATTATCCGATAATATTACATTAAATGGAGCAGTAAATTACAGAACTTTAAAAAGTGAGAATTTTGCTGAGGTAACTGATTTATTAGGTGGTCGAGGATTTTTAGATGTTGATTTATTTGGAGCACAACAAGATAATGATGTAGAAGAAGAAGAGCGATTGACTTCAGAGCAACTAGCTGATAGAGCTCAAAGTGATTTAAGAAATCGTAACAGAGTTGTAGGAGTGGGTGATCGATATGATTATAATTATGAGATTGATGCTGATGTGATCAGTGGATTTGCTCAAGCTCAGTTTAAATTTAACAGAGTAGATTTCTTTGTAGGAGCTAATGTTTCTCAAACATCATATCAAAGAACAGGATTATTCGAAAACGGCTATTTTCCTGGAGAAGGGAGATTAGGATCTTTTGGTAAAAGTGATAAGCTAGAATTTACTAATTATGGAGCTAAAGGAGGTTTTACCTATAAAATTAATGGGCGTAATTTAATAGATGTTAATGCAACTTATTTTACCAAAGCTCCAACTATTCGTAATTCTTTTGCTAATTCTAGACAAAATAATAGAACAATTGATCAGCTAATCCAGGCAGAAAGAGCTTTTGAAGAAGCTGAAGTTTTAGCAGGTCGATTAGATAATATTAGTATAAGTTCTTCTGAGCAAGAAAGCGAAAAAGTGCAATCAATAGATGCTAGTTATATTTTAAGAACACCTAAGTTAAAAGCAAGATTAACAGGATATTACACTAAAATAGAAGATGCAACAGAGTTATCATTCTTCTTTACACAGGCAATTTCTGGATCTGATGTTGGATTTGTTCAAGAAATTTTAACAGGTGTAGATAAACAACATATAG
This genomic interval carries:
- a CDS encoding M1 family metallopeptidase; its protein translation is MISKIISIGFLVSVLGVSAQNNISYWQQHVDYKMNVDMNVENFQYKGTQELVYTNNSPDSLYQVFYHLYFNAFQPGSEMDVRSRNIEDPDPRVMDRISKLTPEEIGYLKVSSLKQNGKEVTYEIAGTVLEVQLNEPIAPGKKVTFSMNFDGQVPNQIRRSGRNSSEGVALSMTQWYPKMAEYDFEGWHADPYIAREFHGVWGNFDVTINIDKNYILGGSGYLQNPQEIGYGYEKSGTKVKRKGKKLSWHFIAPNVHDFTWAADPEYIHDVVQVPDGPVLHFLYKNKEEYLENWKKLQPKSVDLMKYFSATIGKYPYDQYSIIQGGDGGMEYAMCTLITGGRSYGSLVGVTAHEMAHAWFQHILATNEAKHEWMDEGFTSYISTLAMDKVMEQNKNNPMTGMYRGYFQLATSGIEQPQSTHADRYTRNGAYGASAYAKGAVFMAQLGYIIGEENLSKTIHRYFDEWKFKHPTPNDFKRIAEKVSGIQLDWYLTDWTQTTNTVDYGIKEVSEKGNTTSITLERIGLMPMPVDLYIEYIDGTKESFYIPLRMMRKNKTNPFPEMNRTILSDWTWTHPNYSLEISKPKSNIKSIEIDITKQMADINSNNNSFSQ
- a CDS encoding S8 family peptidase, with the translated sequence MIPKSNKLLIASITSSIILSSCGTPAIVSTPIENIDSIPLKNIVLTETQLKNWNATDLIKDTIPGMSVNRAYNELIKNKVGQTVIVGVIDSGVDIEHEDLDDVIWTNPKEIKNNGKDDDQNGYIDDIHGWNFLGDSENENLEYTRIVKKLKPKYEGKNLASVASSDKEEYQMYIEAKADLEKEYQQALGSKNQYEQILQQVKPSHKKISEAIGKENYSQQELLAVKADTPEMEQHIALLSHMFGFLEEGDTIPDFIENLSDGVDYFTEQLNYHINVDFDGRTKVGDNVDDITDTNYGNNNVMGPNPDKEGIKHGTHVSGIIASERNNGKGVNGIAKNVEIMAIRAVPNGDEYDKDIALAIRYAVDNGAKVINTSFGKYYSTHPEWVRDAIKYAGENDVLIVNAAGNEGLDLDQKPVYPNDQIDNSSEISNNFITIGALNYEYGSNLVANFSNYGKNNVDAFAPGVKIWATTPSNTYEYLQGTSMAAPAVSGVAALIRSYYPKLKASQVKQILMDSGLSTTATVIVGDDETKSNKFTELSKSGKMVNLYNALILAEKLSK
- a CDS encoding MBL fold metallo-hydrolase — protein: MKLHAVKAGNFKLDGGAMFGVVPKVLWNKTNPADSNNLIDIAARCLLIEDGDRLILIDSGMGDKQSDKFFGYYSLWGDDNLDKSLKEKGFNRDDITDIFITHLHFDHCGGVVQWNKNKTGYELAFKNAKVWSNENHWSWATEPNAREKASFLKENILPIQESGHLHFISRTGETFQKNTELGFGVLFVDGHTEKQMIPHIKYKEKTIVFMADLLPTAGHIPLPYVMGYDTRPLLTLPEKKLFLENAALNNWYLFMEHDAHNEIITVQQTDKGVRYKETFTCNEIFN
- a CDS encoding sodium:proton antiporter gives rise to the protein MVELAGIIILGILAQWVAWKFKIPAILPLILIGLLVGPIATLYTGDGTKLIQPIYNGIEGLFPGESLFYFVSLAISIILFEGGLTLRRDEILNVGPVILKLITVAVVVTFFGAGLAAHFIFGLSWPISFLFSSLIIVTGPTVITPILRNIPLKKDISAVLKWEGILIDPIGALVAVLVFEFISVGEGEAFTKKAFIEFGKIVLFGFTFGFTFAYGLAFGIKKKIIPHYLLNVFTLAVVLGVFVLSDVFAHESGLLSVVVMGMVLGNINLPNFEELLYFKESLSVLLISILFILLSANINIEELQLIFNWNAILLFAAVVFIVRPLGVFLSSINSGLKINEKLFISWVGPRGIVAAGIASLFGLKLAKNGVPEAEYITPLVFMIVLGTVLLNATTARLFAKVAGVFLTKSEGILIIGASKVSRLIATYLKSNQRHVVLVDSNRENIKKAKTLGLDALEGSIYNDQLKNNIELNDIGFLMALTGNSDINKFAINQFRDQFGENGSFRLVSSEEMNDPENNPNEGLFSHTDDYDKLMNLAEKYPGIQEINIDDKSHYDSLINLIKQDEDIIPLFIKDSTNTIRIISAYSEKMEEINGDSFLVYIGKPIDVEEISLLDEK
- a CDS encoding endonuclease, coding for MKLKYLLTITFLLCPLLVIISQEKKTYKVNTIAFYNVENLFDTEDDPITYDDDRTPNGKDHWTEDIYKDKLKNMAKVISEIGADVTKNAPAIIGVAEIENRKVLEDLANEPVLLPKDYGIVQFDSPDRRGIDVALLYQKALFRPINTSKHELLIYNTNDPTKRVYTRDQLLVSGYLDGDLVHVIVNHWPSRSGGEARSRRKREKAAELNKKIIDSLFDIDPYAKIITMGDLNDDPDNSSVKKVLGAKAEKEDVKLKELYNPMYNMSKKGIGSLAWRDSWNLFDQIIISKGLLDKDYSSYKYYKAGVYNKNYLANPRGRYKGYPYRSFANGAYTGGYSDHFPVYVYLIKENNK
- a CDS encoding TonB-dependent receptor → MKVSQLKKNLFFLMIFLSSVGMSYGQQTGLKGKIVDASSNENLSEVLVTIEETEVSTTTNILGEFDFGNVQLPLGEQIAVLSKNGYITKRYPIVINEGSVLDLKTIDLDYDVNQEQIQIGTISLTDNELDEGDDDASSNVSGLLQASRDVFLSAAAFDFSATFFRPRGLGNENAKVLINGIEMNKLNDGRPQWSNWGGLNDVQRNQEFSMGISANDYTFGDLAGSTNIIMRASQYRKGGRISYAASNRSYTGRMMASYSSGLMSNGWAYTVSLARRMGNEGYIEGTLYDANSIFASIEKKINNKHSLNLTSFYTPNRRGRSTAITEEVFRLKGRQYNPNWGYFDGEKKNSRVREIEEPVFMLNHYWNISDKTTLNTNVGYQTGKIGNSRIDNGGTELVNFNGQESYQGGGASRDTNPIHPSYLPSSFLDEANPTPLDFQNAFLAQQAFVRDGQLNWNQLIQANQLNAQQGVNSTYILYEDRIDDTQWSFNSILNSQLSDNITLNGAVNYRTLKSENFAEVTDLLGGRGFLDVDLFGAQQDNDVEEEERLTSEQLADRAQSDLRNRNRVVGVGDRYDYNYEIDADVISGFAQAQFKFNRVDFFVGANVSQTSYQRTGLFENGYFPGEGRLGSFGKSDKLEFTNYGAKGGFTYKINGRNLIDVNATYFTKAPTIRNSFANSRQNNRTIDQLIQAERAFEEAEVLAGRLDNISISSSEQESEKVQSIDASYILRTPKLKARLTGYYTKIEDATELSFFFTQAISGSDVGFVQEILTGVDKQHIGAELGIEYQITPTIKLKGAAAIGQFTYANNPDLFVASTSSDFLGESAGDLDRVKYFGKSSLKDYRIAGGPQNAAQLGFEYRDPNFWWFGTTANYFSNAYIDVSPFARSSNFNQDTDGLPFNDYDENIARELLRQEQFDDYILVNAVGGKSWKVKDYYIGFFATINNIFDKQYRTGGFEQARNANYRLALEESQRETPVFGPRYFYGFGTSYYLNVYVRF